The following coding sequences are from one Deinococcus planocerae window:
- a CDS encoding M28 family peptidase, producing the protein MRQLGVRAVLGALLLGSTALASIENDFSAVLKFGPRVTGTPANEQARTYLEGQFRALGYTTRREAFSYPRFDDLGSDVRVGERTLRGVALQGSAGGEVSAPVALVPGVGTPEEFRGADVRGKVAVVRRGQIPFAQKARNALAAGARGLIVVNNADGELRGGTLGERVELPVLGVSAATGAGLRAGQPVTLAVRVRQGDVRGVNVVAFKTGVTRPELLFGAHMDSVAGAPGANDNLSGTLAVLDLARRAVNTPLAARSYFVLFDGEEDGLRGSRAFVKDNAALVGGLRAMFNFDMVGVNVDPLGVSGDDALVNAAREANPALRSFSGGGGGSDHASFAQAGVATLFFHTGIDPNYHQPGDTVLDPALVRQTVDAALKTVDAVLSAAPASR; encoded by the coding sequence ATGCGTCAATTGGGAGTGCGCGCCGTGTTGGGCGCGTTGTTGTTGGGTTCGACGGCTCTGGCCTCCATCGAGAACGACTTCTCCGCCGTCTTGAAGTTCGGCCCCCGGGTGACGGGCACTCCGGCGAACGAGCAGGCCCGCACGTACCTGGAAGGGCAGTTCCGCGCCCTGGGGTACACCACCCGCCGCGAGGCCTTTTCCTACCCGCGCTTCGACGACCTCGGCTCGGACGTGCGGGTGGGCGAGCGGACCCTGCGGGGAGTTGCCCTCCAGGGGAGCGCGGGCGGGGAGGTCAGCGCGCCCGTCGCCCTCGTGCCCGGTGTCGGCACCCCCGAGGAGTTCCGGGGAGCGGACGTGCGGGGCAAGGTCGCCGTGGTGCGGCGCGGGCAGATTCCCTTCGCGCAGAAGGCCCGGAACGCCCTGGCGGCGGGGGCGCGGGGCCTGATCGTCGTGAACAACGCGGACGGGGAGCTGCGCGGGGGCACCCTCGGCGAGCGGGTGGAGCTGCCCGTGCTGGGGGTCTCGGCGGCCACCGGGGCGGGCCTGCGCGCGGGGCAGCCGGTCACGCTCGCGGTGCGGGTGCGCCAGGGCGACGTGCGCGGCGTGAACGTGGTCGCCTTCAAGACGGGGGTGACGCGGCCCGAGCTGCTCTTCGGCGCCCACATGGACTCGGTGGCCGGGGCGCCGGGCGCGAACGACAACCTCTCGGGCACGCTCGCGGTGCTCGACCTCGCGCGCCGCGCGGTGAACACGCCGCTCGCCGCCCGCAGCTATTTCGTCCTCTTCGACGGCGAGGAGGACGGCTTGCGCGGCTCGCGCGCCTTCGTGAAGGACAACGCGGCCCTGGTGGGGGGCTTGCGGGCCATGTTCAACTTCGACATGGTGGGCGTGAACGTCGACCCCCTCGGCGTGAGCGGCGACGACGCGCTCGTGAACGCCGCGCGGGAGGCGAACCCCGCCCTGCGCTCCTTCTCGGGCGGGGGCGGCGGGAGCGACCACGCCTCCTTCGCGCAGGCGGGGGTGGCGACCCTCTTCTTCCACACGGGCATCGACCCCAACTACCACCAGCCGGGCGACACCGTGCTCGACCCCGCGCTCGTCCGGCAGACGGTGGACGCGGCCCTGAAGACCGTGGACGCCGTGCTGAGCGCCGCGCCCGCCAGCCGCTGA
- a CDS encoding BMP family lipoprotein: MKRLLTLTLAVTTALAASPLTLAQDTVRVGMAFHAGGKFDGSFNQAAYEGGQRAARTLGVQVKDFEAGDPSQVVGGIRAFAREGFDLTVGLGTVSNASVTQVARENPELHFGLVDDVSPAPNVASLTFADEQGSYLVGYLAGLNTSTGVVGFVGGMDVPAVHRFEAGYTAGVRAAYPGARVVTQYLGTTPDAWTNPGKAKEVAASLRARGADILFTAAGASGNGVIDYVRQTQCLRAADLPAGARFKSNNFARVPKSAAYQRACADDTRPLFFIGVDRNQNPQGDFDRNPATLNHGLTSMMKRADNAVYALIREVRDGEFKGGVRRLGLREGGVGYAVDRYNRALISPAQVLRIEAVKAGIIAGRIKVPTR; the protein is encoded by the coding sequence ATGAAAAGATTGCTGACGCTGACGCTGGCCGTTACCACCGCCCTCGCCGCCTCGCCCCTCACCCTCGCGCAGGACACCGTGCGGGTGGGCATGGCCTTCCACGCGGGGGGCAAGTTCGACGGAAGCTTCAACCAGGCCGCCTACGAGGGGGGCCAGCGGGCCGCCAGAACTCTGGGCGTGCAGGTCAAGGACTTCGAGGCCGGGGACCCCAGCCAGGTCGTGGGGGGCATCCGCGCCTTCGCACGCGAGGGCTTTGACCTCACCGTCGGGCTGGGCACGGTCAGCAACGCCTCGGTCACCCAGGTCGCCCGGGAGAACCCGGAGTTGCACTTCGGTCTGGTGGACGACGTGAGCCCCGCCCCGAACGTCGCCAGCCTGACCTTCGCCGACGAGCAGGGCAGCTACCTGGTGGGGTACCTCGCCGGGCTGAACACCAGCACGGGCGTCGTGGGCTTCGTGGGCGGCATGGACGTGCCGGCGGTCCACCGCTTCGAGGCCGGGTACACGGCGGGCGTGAGGGCGGCCTACCCGGGAGCGCGCGTCGTCACGCAGTATCTGGGCACCACCCCCGACGCCTGGACCAACCCCGGCAAGGCGAAGGAGGTCGCGGCCTCCCTGCGGGCCCGGGGGGCGGACATCCTCTTCACGGCGGCGGGGGCGAGTGGGAACGGGGTCATCGACTACGTGCGGCAGACCCAGTGCCTCCGGGCGGCGGACCTCCCGGCGGGCGCGAGATTCAAGTCGAACAACTTCGCCCGCGTGCCCAAAAGCGCCGCTTACCAGAGGGCCTGCGCGGACGACACCCGGCCCCTCTTCTTCATCGGCGTGGACCGCAACCAGAACCCGCAGGGCGACTTCGACCGGAACCCCGCCACCCTCAACCACGGCCTGACCTCGATGATGAAGCGGGCGGACAACGCCGTGTATGCCCTGATCCGGGAGGTCCGGGACGGCGAATTCAAGGGGGGCGTGCGCCGTCTCGGACTCAGGGAGGGTGGCGTCGGGTACGCGGTGGACCGGTACAACCGCGCCCTGATCTCCCCCGCCCAGGTCCTGCGCATTGAGGCCGTCAAGGCTGGAATCATCGCGGGCCGGATCAAGGTGCCCACCCGGTAG
- the uvrA gene encoding excinuclease ABC subunit UvrA, whose product MQNQNLVVRGAREHNLKNVTVELPRDKFVVITGVSGSGKSTLAFDTIYAEGQRRYVESLSAYARQFLGLMEKPDVEAIEGLSPAISIDQKTTSHNPRSTVGTVTEIHDYLRLLYARVGTPYCPVCGRKIEKQSPSEITDRLLAQFGDTRAILLAPVVRGRKGEYRKLLADLRREGFARVRVDGTLYELEEAEKLKLEKFEKHDVDVVVDRVTLRESDRSRIAESVELGLRRGEGLLRVLMPDAGEGGTPLEELFSEKFACPEHGSVLEELEPRSFSFNNPYGACGDCAGLGSKQEFSPDLVVDENLSVAEGAILPWSKKGTGGGVYYWDKLKALAEHLEFDLKTPWRDLPEKAKHAILHGPGEPFEVIYRRGGKETMRFTTEFEGVLPNLERRFADTESEFMREKLEEMMELRPCPTCDGTRYKPEILAVRVGGLNISQASGMSVLESDAFFQGLQAGALDHAAIEPHLHGHLGGTARAHPPRRYEYGLNEFGAAVGEPILRAIRTRLRFLVDVGLDYLSLDRTANTLSGGEAQRIRLATQVGSGLTGVLYVLDEPSIGLHPKDNGRLIGTLKNLRDLGNTLIVVEHDEDTMLEADYLVDMGPGAGVHGGEIVAVGTPEQVRENEGSLTGKYLRGELKIEVPATRRRGNGKRLKVIGAREHNLRNVSIDIPLGTMTVVTGPSGSGKSTLIHDILHATLARELNRAKTTPGRYDRIEGMEHLDKVIEIDQSPIGRTPRSNPATYTGVFTEIRDLFTRTPEARRRGYQSGRFSFNVKGGRCEHCKGDGVMKIEMNFLPDIYVPCEVCKGARYNRETLEVKYNGKTISEVLDLTVEDARAFFENIPGIERKMTLLCDVGLGYMRIGQPSTTLSGGEAQRIKLATELSKRATGKTIYILDEPTTGLHFEDVRKLMEVLQRLVEGGNTLLVIEHNLDVMKCADHLIDLGPEGGIRGGTVVATGTPEQMAAHPTSHTGEYLRRVPGIVPAEAPENAELALAVPDKKPRAKKAVGA is encoded by the coding sequence TTGCAGAACCAGAACCTAGTGGTGCGCGGGGCGCGGGAGCACAACCTCAAGAACGTGACGGTCGAGCTGCCGCGCGACAAGTTCGTGGTGATCACGGGCGTGTCGGGCAGCGGCAAGAGCACGCTCGCCTTCGACACGATCTACGCCGAGGGCCAGCGGCGCTACGTCGAGAGCTTAAGCGCCTACGCCCGCCAGTTCCTCGGCCTGATGGAAAAGCCCGACGTGGAGGCCATCGAGGGGCTCTCGCCCGCCATCTCCATCGACCAGAAGACGACGAGCCACAACCCCAGGAGCACGGTCGGCACCGTCACCGAGATACACGACTATCTGCGCCTGCTGTACGCGCGGGTGGGCACCCCGTACTGCCCGGTCTGCGGGCGCAAGATCGAGAAGCAGTCGCCGAGCGAGATCACGGACCGATTGCTCGCGCAGTTCGGGGACACGCGCGCGATCCTCCTCGCCCCGGTCGTGCGTGGGCGCAAGGGCGAGTACCGCAAGCTGCTCGCTGACCTGCGGCGCGAGGGCTTCGCGCGCGTGCGGGTGGACGGCACCCTCTACGAGCTGGAGGAGGCCGAGAAGCTCAAGCTGGAGAAGTTCGAGAAGCACGACGTGGACGTGGTGGTGGACCGAGTGACCCTGCGCGAGTCCGACCGCAGCCGCATCGCGGAGAGCGTGGAACTCGGGCTGCGGCGGGGCGAGGGGCTGCTGCGCGTCCTGATGCCCGACGCGGGCGAGGGGGGCACACCGCTGGAAGAACTCTTTTCCGAGAAGTTCGCCTGCCCGGAGCACGGCAGCGTGCTGGAGGAACTCGAACCGCGCTCCTTTTCCTTCAACAACCCCTACGGCGCGTGCGGCGACTGCGCGGGGCTGGGGAGCAAGCAGGAGTTCTCGCCGGACCTGGTGGTGGACGAGAACCTGAGCGTCGCGGAGGGGGCGATCCTCCCCTGGAGCAAGAAGGGCACGGGCGGCGGCGTGTACTACTGGGACAAGCTCAAGGCGCTCGCCGAGCACCTGGAGTTCGACCTCAAGACGCCGTGGCGCGACCTGCCCGAGAAGGCCAAGCACGCGATCCTGCACGGGCCGGGCGAGCCCTTCGAGGTGATCTACCGGCGGGGCGGCAAGGAGACGATGCGCTTCACGACCGAGTTCGAGGGCGTCCTGCCCAACCTGGAGCGGAGATTTGCCGACACCGAGTCGGAGTTCATGCGCGAGAAGCTCGAGGAGATGATGGAGCTGCGCCCCTGCCCGACCTGCGACGGCACCCGGTACAAGCCCGAGATCCTGGCGGTGCGGGTGGGCGGCCTGAACATCTCGCAGGCGAGCGGCATGAGCGTGCTGGAGTCGGACGCCTTCTTCCAGGGCCTCCAGGCGGGCGCTCTCGACCACGCGGCCATCGAGCCCCACCTCCACGGGCACCTCGGCGGCACGGCGAGGGCGCACCCGCCCCGGCGCTACGAGTACGGCCTGAACGAGTTCGGGGCGGCGGTCGGGGAACCGATCCTGCGGGCGATCCGCACCCGGTTGAGGTTCCTGGTGGACGTGGGGCTCGATTACCTCAGCCTCGACCGCACGGCGAACACCCTCTCGGGCGGGGAGGCGCAGCGCATCCGCCTCGCCACGCAGGTCGGCTCGGGGCTGACGGGTGTGCTGTACGTCCTCGACGAGCCCTCCATCGGCCTGCACCCCAAGGACAACGGGCGCCTGATCGGCACGCTGAAGAACCTGCGCGACCTGGGCAACACCCTGATCGTCGTCGAGCACGACGAGGACACCATGCTGGAGGCGGATTATCTCGTGGACATGGGGCCGGGCGCGGGCGTGCACGGCGGCGAGATCGTGGCGGTCGGGACACCTGAGCAGGTGCGGGAGAACGAGGGCAGCCTGACGGGCAAGTACCTGCGCGGCGAGCTGAAGATCGAGGTGCCCGCCACCCGCAGGCGCGGGAACGGCAAGCGGCTCAAGGTGATCGGCGCCCGCGAGCACAACCTCAGGAACGTGAGCATCGACATCCCGCTGGGGACGATGACGGTCGTGACTGGGCCTTCGGGGTCGGGCAAGTCCACGCTGATCCACGACATCCTGCACGCGACCCTCGCCCGCGAGCTCAACCGGGCGAAGACGACGCCAGGGCGCTACGACCGCATCGAGGGGATGGAGCACCTCGACAAGGTGATCGAGATCGACCAGAGCCCCATCGGGCGGACGCCGAGGAGCAACCCGGCGACGTACACGGGCGTCTTCACCGAGATCCGCGACCTCTTCACCCGGACGCCGGAAGCGCGGAGGCGCGGCTACCAGTCGGGTCGTTTCTCCTTCAACGTCAAGGGCGGACGCTGCGAGCACTGCAAGGGCGACGGGGTGATGAAGATCGAGATGAATTTCCTCCCCGACATCTACGTGCCGTGCGAGGTCTGCAAGGGGGCGCGCTACAACCGCGAGACGCTGGAGGTCAAGTACAACGGCAAGACGATCTCCGAGGTGCTCGACCTGACGGTGGAGGACGCCCGCGCCTTTTTCGAGAACATCCCCGGCATCGAGCGCAAGATGACGCTGCTGTGCGACGTGGGGCTGGGCTACATGCGGATCGGGCAGCCCTCGACCACGCTCTCCGGCGGCGAGGCGCAGCGCATCAAGCTCGCCACGGAACTCAGCAAGCGGGCGACCGGGAAGACGATCTACATCCTCGACGAGCCGACGACGGGGCTGCACTTCGAGGACGTTCGCAAGCTGATGGAGGTGCTGCAACGGCTGGTGGAGGGCGGCAACACCCTGCTGGTGATCGAGCACAACCTCGACGTGATGAAGTGCGCCGACCACCTCATCGACCTGGGGCCGGAGGGCGGCATCCGGGGCGGGACGGTGGTGGCGACGGGGACGCCCGAGCAGATGGCCGCCCACCCCACGAGCCACACGGGCGAGTACCTGCGCCGGGTGCCGGGCATCGTGCCCGCCGAGGCGCCCGAGAACGCGGAGCTCGCCCTCGCCGTGCCCGACAAGAAGCCCCGCGCGAAGAAGGCGGTGGGCGCGTGA
- a CDS encoding DoxX family protein, producing MNRQPEVALALVRAGVGVVFAWHGADKIFGTGLEAVTAQFGGWGVPLPLLTAPLVAVLELAGGVLIVLGLGARPIAAALGAQMLAAIWFVHREGGFFAPRGVELPLLLLVGCAAVALGGPGWLSLGGRRPSPPPRAQAKHPARKGKA from the coding sequence ATGAACCGCCAGCCCGAGGTCGCGCTCGCCCTGGTGCGCGCGGGCGTCGGCGTGGTCTTTGCTTGGCACGGGGCCGACAAGATTTTCGGGACGGGGCTGGAGGCGGTCACCGCACAGTTCGGAGGCTGGGGGGTGCCCCTCCCCCTCCTCACCGCCCCGCTCGTCGCCGTGCTGGAACTCGCAGGTGGGGTGCTCATCGTGCTCGGGCTCGGCGCTCGGCCCATCGCGGCGGCCCTGGGGGCCCAGATGCTGGCGGCGATCTGGTTCGTCCACCGGGAGGGCGGGTTTTTCGCGCCGCGCGGGGTGGAACTGCCCCTGCTGCTGCTCGTCGGCTGTGCGGCGGTGGCGCTGGGCGGGCCGGGGTGGCTCTCGTTGGGGGGCCGGAGGCCGTCTCCCCCGCCCAGGGCCCAGGCGAAACACCCCGCCAGGAAGGGGAAGGCTTGA
- a CDS encoding DsbA family protein: MTRLQGNNQGRTVLVIGTLIAAVLIALALFAVRGRPSAGEGQTVRFDLTGQPVLGREDAPVTLVVFEDFKCPNCKRFEEEFMPQIRSQYLDTGKAKLVSLNFPFLAEAARLPVDDSKLAAQAAECAFVQGGSEAHERMRQIIFRAQGPESQVWATKARLKELAGSVEGIDQARFNTCLDNDETAAAVDADERQAREAGVGGTPSIYVNGKLLPSYDAATVGAAIDAALQ, encoded by the coding sequence GTGACCAGACTCCAGGGCAACAACCAGGGCCGCACGGTGCTCGTGATCGGCACGCTGATCGCCGCCGTCCTCATCGCGCTCGCGCTGTTCGCGGTGCGCGGCAGGCCCAGCGCCGGGGAGGGGCAGACGGTCAGGTTCGACCTGACGGGCCAGCCCGTGCTCGGGCGGGAGGACGCGCCCGTCACCCTGGTGGTGTTCGAGGATTTCAAGTGCCCCAACTGCAAGCGCTTCGAGGAGGAGTTCATGCCCCAGATTCGCTCGCAGTACCTCGACACCGGGAAGGCGAAGCTCGTCTCGCTGAATTTCCCCTTCCTGGCCGAGGCGGCCCGCCTGCCGGTGGACGACAGCAAGCTCGCCGCGCAGGCCGCCGAGTGCGCTTTTGTGCAGGGGGGCAGCGAGGCCCACGAGCGGATGCGGCAGATCATCTTCCGCGCGCAGGGTCCGGAAAGTCAGGTCTGGGCCACCAAGGCCCGCCTCAAGGAGCTGGCCGGAAGCGTCGAGGGCATCGATCAGGCCCGCTTCAACACCTGTCTCGACAACGACGAGACCGCCGCCGCCGTGGACGCCGACGAGCGGCAGGCGCGCGAGGCCGGAGTCGGCGGCACGCCCAGCATCTACGTGAACGGCAAGCTCCTCCCGAGCTACGACGCGGCGACCGTCGGGGCCGCCATCGACGCCGCCCTCCAGTAA
- a CDS encoding SDR family NAD(P)-dependent oxidoreductase produces the protein MTGKGKAAGGEGTPTSPGESGTVIVTGAARGIGRAVAELYAERGHRVLSVDLGMPPVLRGQPRVRADVSTAAGRERILRAARPLGAVGVLVNNAAYQGAHGGVLEVSERGWMRALGVNLTAPLLLTRTLFDLMGPGSAVVNVASVQGLFAEQNNAAYNASKGGLVNLTRAMALDLAPRGVRVNAVAPGAIATEGVMQAIHGSENPEQTRRDYEDLHALRRLGEPREVARAIYFLGSPESSFVTGAILTVDGGMTASFMMAGRPV, from the coding sequence ATGACGGGCAAGGGGAAGGCCGCCGGGGGAGAGGGGACGCCGACATCACCGGGGGAGTCCGGCACGGTGATCGTGACGGGCGCGGCGCGGGGGATCGGGCGGGCGGTCGCGGAGCTGTACGCCGAGCGGGGGCACCGGGTGCTGAGCGTGGACCTGGGCATGCCCCCGGTGCTGCGCGGGCAGCCGCGGGTGCGGGCGGACGTGAGCACCGCCGCCGGGCGCGAGCGCATCCTGCGGGCGGCGCGGCCCCTGGGCGCCGTGGGGGTGCTCGTGAACAACGCCGCGTACCAGGGCGCACACGGCGGCGTACTGGAGGTCAGCGAGCGCGGCTGGATGCGCGCTCTGGGCGTGAACCTCACCGCGCCGCTGCTCCTCACGCGCACCCTCTTCGACCTGATGGGGCCGGGGAGCGCGGTGGTGAACGTCGCTTCCGTGCAGGGCCTCTTCGCCGAGCAGAACAACGCCGCCTATAACGCCAGCAAGGGCGGGCTGGTCAACCTCACCCGCGCGATGGCCCTCGACCTCGCCCCGCGCGGCGTGCGGGTCAATGCCGTCGCCCCCGGCGCCATCGCCACGGAAGGCGTCATGCAGGCCATCCACGGCAGCGAGAACCCGGAGCAGACCCGCCGCGACTACGAGGACCTCCACGCCCTGCGCCGCCTCGGCGAGCCGCGCGAGGTCGCCCGGGCGATCTACTTCCTGGGCAGCCCCGAGTCGAGCTTCGTGACGGGCGCGATCCTGACCGTGGACGGCGGCATGACGGCGAGTTTCATGATGGCGGGGAGGCCGGTGTAG
- a CDS encoding bifunctional metallophosphatase/5'-nucleotidase: protein MKRNLMLVGTALSLSSCSSILGPAQPEVTVTVLGVNDFHGNLLPTSFRVPDPADRTKTVTVQAGGIETIGGILAQTRQENPNTVFVGVGDMTGASPLVSGLLRDEPTILALSELGMAVNVVGNHEFDYGYAELQRFQKGGCDSNDPGRACKYVNPFPGASYTYIGANVVDEKTGALAFPAYKIVQVGPARVAFVGAVLKDTPTVVTPSGVAGLRFEDEVAAINRVIPQIKRGNVDAIVALVHQGGASPDAFDVVNCKTLTGPIVDIARGLDPAVSAIMTGHTHRGYNCRVPGPDGQERVVIQGDAFGHLLQRLDLKVDTRANRVVSVESRNVLVDAANGPKDAAMTTIVQKAKAITDPVAGQTIATLGVEQITRAQNPAGESPLGDVIADSQLAATRAPEKGGAVIAFMNPGGIRADLPANVPNPGRRVTYGDTFAVQPFGNILAVITLTGAQIGAVLEQQFDNPSAGQNRILQVSEGFAYTWDNARPKGEKVVGITLNGQPLDPAASYRVTVNNFLADGGDNFTVFAQGTNRLGGDVDLDAFQNYLRGREVTPPPLGRITRLN, encoded by the coding sequence ACGATTTCCACGGCAACCTCCTGCCGACGAGCTTCCGCGTGCCCGACCCCGCCGACCGCACGAAGACGGTCACCGTGCAGGCGGGCGGCATCGAGACCATCGGGGGCATCCTCGCCCAGACGCGCCAGGAAAACCCCAACACCGTCTTCGTGGGCGTGGGCGACATGACGGGCGCTTCCCCCCTGGTCAGCGGCCTGTTGCGCGACGAGCCCACCATCCTCGCGCTGAGTGAACTCGGCATGGCGGTCAACGTGGTGGGCAACCACGAGTTCGACTACGGCTACGCCGAGCTGCAACGCTTCCAGAAGGGCGGCTGCGACTCGAACGACCCTGGCCGCGCCTGCAAGTACGTCAACCCCTTCCCCGGCGCCTCCTACACCTACATCGGCGCGAACGTCGTGGACGAGAAGACGGGCGCGCTCGCCTTCCCCGCTTACAAGATCGTGCAGGTCGGCCCGGCGCGCGTCGCCTTCGTGGGCGCGGTGCTGAAAGACACCCCCACCGTCGTCACCCCCTCGGGCGTGGCGGGCCTGCGCTTCGAGGATGAGGTCGCCGCGATCAACCGGGTGATCCCGCAGATCAAGCGCGGCAACGTGGACGCCATCGTCGCCCTCGTCCACCAGGGAGGCGCGAGTCCCGACGCCTTCGACGTGGTGAACTGCAAGACGCTCACCGGCCCCATCGTGGACATCGCCAGGGGCCTCGACCCCGCCGTCAGCGCGATCATGACCGGCCACACCCACCGCGGCTACAACTGCCGGGTGCCCGGCCCGGACGGTCAGGAGCGCGTGGTGATCCAGGGCGACGCCTTCGGCCACCTCCTCCAGCGCCTCGACCTGAAGGTGGACACCCGCGCGAACCGGGTGGTCTCCGTCGAGTCGAGAAACGTCCTCGTGGACGCGGCGAACGGCCCCAAGGACGCCGCGATGACGACCATCGTGCAAAAGGCCAAGGCGATCACCGATCCGGTCGCCGGGCAGACCATCGCCACCCTCGGCGTCGAGCAGATCACCCGCGCCCAGAATCCGGCGGGCGAGAGCCCGCTCGGCGACGTGATCGCCGACTCGCAGCTCGCCGCGACCCGCGCCCCCGAGAAGGGCGGCGCCGTGATCGCGTTCATGAACCCCGGCGGCATCCGCGCCGACCTGCCCGCCAACGTGCCCAACCCTGGCCGCCGGGTGACGTACGGCGACACCTTCGCGGTGCAGCCCTTCGGAAACATCCTGGCCGTGATCACGCTGACGGGCGCCCAGATAGGGGCCGTGCTGGAGCAGCAGTTCGACAACCCCTCCGCCGGGCAAAACCGCATCCTCCAGGTCAGCGAGGGCTTCGCCTACACCTGGGACAACGCCCGGCCCAAGGGCGAGAAGGTCGTGGGCATCACCCTGAACGGCCAGCCCCTCGACCCCGCGGCGAGCTACCGCGTCACCGTCAACAATTTCCTCGCGGACGGCGGCGACAACTTCACCGTCTTCGCCCAGGGCACGAATCGCCTGGGCGGCGACGTGGACCTCGACGCCTTCCAGAACTACCTGCGCGGCAGGGAAGTTACCCCGCCGCCGCTGGGCCGCATCACCCGCCTGAACTGA
- a CDS encoding disulfide bond formation protein B — translation MTRDNRLYLAWVVALAATLGSLYFSEVRGFAPCVLCWFQRVAMYPLALLLGIAALRGDLSIRAYAVPLAVLGWLVALVHNLEDWGVIETLRVCSAASSVPCNVHWPVWGGPLANLNSVLTIPALALIAFTLIVGLLGWGRERRL, via the coding sequence GTGACCCGCGACAACCGCCTTTACCTTGCCTGGGTCGTGGCGCTCGCCGCCACCCTGGGCAGCCTGTACTTCAGCGAGGTGCGCGGCTTCGCGCCGTGCGTCCTGTGCTGGTTTCAGCGCGTCGCCATGTACCCTCTCGCCCTGCTGCTGGGCATCGCGGCCCTGCGCGGCGACCTGAGCATCCGGGCCTACGCGGTGCCCCTCGCCGTGCTCGGCTGGCTCGTCGCCCTCGTGCACAACCTGGAAGACTGGGGCGTGATCGAGACCCTGCGCGTGTGCAGCGCCGCTTCCTCCGTGCCCTGTAATGTCCACTGGCCGGTGTGGGGAGGGCCGCTCGCCAACCTCAATTCGGTCCTCACCATCCCCGCCCTCGCCCTGATCGCCTTCACGCTGATCGTCGGGCTGCTCGGCTGGGGACGGGAGCGGAGGTTGTAG